The sequence ACCTGCACGGTAGCGGCCGCGGCGACCAGCTCGTGCGGATCATCGGGTGGACGCCGCAGTCGTTGGGGCGCAGCGAGAAGAAGGCTCTCGAGGAGATGCGCGACGCCCTGTCGAAGGGTGTTCCCGAGCCGGGACGCCGCGTGTACGACTAGGAGCAGGCCGTGCAGCTGCAATTCGTCGAGCCCCGTCAGATCCACGGCTCGTCGATCCTGCTCGAGGGTCCCGAGGCGCGGCACGTGGTCAAGGTCCTGCGCCACCGTGTGGGTGATGCGATCGTGTGCACCGACGGCACCGGACGCTTCCTGCACGCCGAGATCGACCGCGTCGAGGGCAGACAGCTGGTGCACGCGAAGATCCTGCGGACCGAGGTCGACCCCCGCGAGGACGGTGCGCCCTGGTCGACGGTGGGTCTCGCCCTGCTCAAGGGCGACCACTTCGAGGTGGCGCTGGAGAAGATGGTCGAGCTGGGGGTGCACCGCGTGGTGCCCCTGATCGCGGCCCACAACGTCGTGAAGTGGAAGCCCGGCGGCGCCGAGCGTAAGATCGAGCGTTGGCAGCGCATCGCCGACAGCGCCACCAAGCAGTCGGGCCGGTCGTGGCGGGTCGAGGTGACCGCGCCGCGGACCCTGGCCGACGCGGTCGAGGATCATGGTACGGGCGCGACGGTCATCGTCGCCGACGAGGTCGAAGAAGAGACTCGCGTCGCCGGGCTCGGGCTCGGGGACCGCGCGCCGCACCTGGCGCTGGTCGGTCCCGAGGGCGGGTTCGGCGACGAAGAGAAGGCCTGGCTACGCGAACGCGGGGCCCGCGCGATCACGCTCGGACCGTTCCGCTTGCGGGCCGAGACCGCGGCCATCGTCCTGGCCGCGGCCCTGAACGAAGGAAGAGGTCATGAGTGATTCGCTGTTCGAGCGTCTGCAGTCCGACATGAAGGCCGCCATGAAGGCGCGCGACAAGGACAGGCTGGGGGTCCTGCGCATGTTGATCTCGAAGGTGAAGTCGACGGCGATCGACGATCCGCAGGCCACCGAGGACGCCGGCGTCACGCGCGTGCTCATGACCTACGCCAAACAACGCGAGGAAGGACTGGAGGAAGCGCGCAAGGCGGGCCGCGACGAGCTGGCGGCGGCCGAGGAGTTCGAGTTGTCGGTCGTGCGCTCCTACCTGCCCGAACCGCTGAGCGACGAGGAACTCGAGTCGCTGGTCGAGGCCGTGATCGCGGACGAAGGGGCGTCGTCGATGAAGGACATGGGCCGCGTGATGAAGTCCGCGATCGCCCGGGCCGACGGCCGGGCCGATGGAGGCCGCGTGAGCGCGACCGTGAAGAAGAAGCTGGCGGGATGACGGTCGTCTACGTCGCCATGGCCGTCGTGGTCACGTGGTTCGTGATCGAAGGCGTGCGGCAGGGCGTGGTGCGTCGTCTGGTCGAGGTGCTCGGCCTGCTGGTGGTGTTCCTCTTCGCCTCGCGGCTGGCCGGTGACCTCGAGCCGATCTTCCACGACCAGTGGGGCATGCCCGCACGAGTGGCCTTCTTCGGGTCGTGGGTGGTGGTCATCGTCGGGGGACTGGTCGCCGTGCGTCTGCTGGCGCAGCTGTCGCAGAAGATCGTGCGGCTCACGATCACCGGCTGGCTCGATCGCGCGGGGGGCGCCGTGCTGGGCGCCGTGTTCGGACTGGTCATCGCCAGTTGTGCGCTGATCCTGTTGCTGGCGCTGCCGGTCGACGAGGACCTGAAGCAGGTCCTGCGCGACGACGAGATCTCCGCGGCCGTACTCCACCTCGCCCCCGCCGTCTACGATGCCGCGAGTTCCGCGTGGGGCGGCAGCGAGGGATTCTTCGAGATGATCCGCGAGCACGTCGAGCCGGTCGCGCGCGACGCGGCCGAGCAGATCCGGGCCACGGTCGACGACACCGTGCAACGACTCGAAGGCGACGATGGATCCCAACCCTGATCGATCGTTGACGCGCCACGACGAGGGTCGCCGGGCGGCACGGATCCTCGGTTGGGACCAACTGCTCGCGTCGGTGGCCGAACACGCGGCGCTGGGGCGGGCCGCCGACCGGATCCGCGCCAGCGAGCCCGTCGACGACGTCGAGGCCCTCCGCGAGCGCTTCCGCTGGATCGAAGAGATCCTCCGTCACCTCGACCGCGGTGACGACGTCCCCCTGGCGCCGTGCGAGGACCTGGTCGCGATCCTGGGCGACGAGCGCACCGAAACGGGGCCGCTGGGAGGCGAAGAGCTGGCCGCGGTGGCCGGTACGGCCCGCGCCCTGAGCGACCTGCTGCACGGCGTGCGGACCTTCGGCGATCGGTTGACCTTCACCGCGCGGTCCCTGCGTGGGGCGGAGGACCCGGCGCCGCTGGCCGACCGGCTCGAGGCCGCACTCGATCCCGACGGTCGCCTGCGCGACGCCGCCAGCCCCCGGCTCGGCCCGCTGCGGCGCACCGCCGAGGCCGCCGAGGCCCGCGTCCGCGACGTGGCACGCAACTCCATGCAGGAGGCCGCCGCCGGCGGGCACACCATGTCCGGCGAACTCGTCATGCGCGGGGCGCGCCCGTGCATCCCCGTGCGCGCCGGCGCGCGCCGCCGGGTGCCCGGAATCGTCCACGACCGCAGCGGCACGGGTGGCACCCTGTTCGTCGAGCCGATGGCCGTGGTCGAGGCGGGCAACGAGCTCGCCGAGTGCCGGATCGCCGTCGAGGACGAGGAGCGTCGGATCCTGATCGAGCTCAACCGCACCGTGGCCGATCACGTGCCGGACCTGCTCGATCTCTTCGAACGCGCGGTCGTGATCGACACCGTGCGTGCCCGCGCCCGGTGGGGGCACGAGCGGCACGCGGAGATCCCGCGTCTGGAGCGCTCGCCGGGGGCTCCGGTCCGGATCGAGGGGTTCCGCCATCCACTGCTGCAGCGGAGTCTGGCGCGTGCCGGGCGGGCCGACGAACTCGTCCCGCTCGACCTGCGTCTGGACGATGCCCGCCTGATCCTGGTGAGCGGCCCGAATGCCGGTGGCAAGACGGTCACCCTGAAGTCGGTGGGGCTGGCGGCGTTCATGGCGCAGGCGGCGATCCCGTTGCCCTGCGCTCACCCGCCGCGTCTGCCCGTCTTCGACCACGTCCTCGTGGACACGGGCGACGAGCAGTCGATCGAGGACGCCCTCAGCAGCTTCAGCGCCCATCTCACGCACCTGCGCGCGATCCTCGGCACCGCGACCGAACGCTCGCTGGTCCTGCTCGACGAGATCGGAGGGGGGACCGATCCCGAGGAGGGCGTGGCGCTCGCGCGTGCGATCCTCGAAGACCTGGTCCGCGGAGGCGGGCGCGCCTTCGTGACCACGCACTACGGACAGCTCAAGGCGCTGGTCGAGGAGGATCCCGGCTTCCGGCACGCGAGCATGGCCTTCGACCAGGAACGGCTGCGACCGCTCTTCGAACTCCGGCTCGACGTACCCGGAGCCAGTCACGCGCTCGAGATCGCCGAGCGCATGACCCTGCCCGACGACGTGCTGGCCCGCGCCCGCGCCCTGCTCGGCGAAGACCGCGTCCGCCTCGACGAACTGCTGCGTTCCATGGAGGCCGCGCGCGCCGAGGCCGAGTCCCGGCGTGTCGAACTCACCGAACAGCTCGATCGCAGCCGGCTGAGCCAACAGCACTACGACCGCCTCGCACGCGAACTCAAGCAGAGCCGTCGCGACCGACTGGACCAGGCCGAGCGCGAGGCCGAGGGAATCGTGCGCAACGCACGGCGTCGGGTCGAGAGGCTGCTCCAGGAGATCCGTGAAGCCGGGGGCTCGGAGGAATCGGTCGAGGCCGCGCGCACCGCGCGCGACGAGATCGAACAGCGGTCCGAGCAACTCCGGGAGCGACAGCGCAAGCGGCAGCGTGCGACCTCCTTGCCCCGGCGTGCGCCGCGGGTCGAGGTGGGGGCCGTGGTCCGCCACACCGATCTGGGTTCGGTGGGGAGGATCGTCGAGGTCCGCGGTGACCGCGTGCGGCTCGAGATCGGCGGCGCCCGCGTCGTGGCCCGGGTCGATCAACTGGCCGCACCCGACGACGAGGAAGCCCGCGTGGAGAGCGCGCCCCGCGAAGGCACGATCCGCACCCAGCTGTCCGATGCGTCGCCGTTGGCCGCCACCCGGGTCGACGTACGCGGCTACGACGTCGAGGACGCATGGCGTCTGGTCGACCGCGCCGTCGATCGCTGTCTGGTGACGGGCATGCGCGAACTCGAGGTCGTGCACGGCAAGGGAACCGGTCGGCTCCGCGCGGTGATCGGCGAACGGCTGCGCGACGACCCGCGCGTGCGCCGCTCCCGGCTCGGCGGTGGGGGACGCCACGACGACGGTGTGACCGTCGTCGAACTGTGAGCGGGGCGACGAAGATTCGTGCCTGGCGAGCGCCGTGGGCCCGCCTACCATGAGAACGTCTCCCGCCCAGCCCGCTCTCGCCCGGCGTGCTCCTTCGGACCGAGGTGCCGATGCGCGGCCGCATTCCCGACGACGTCATCGACAAGATCCGCGAGGACACTGCGATCGAGCAGGTCGTCGGCCATTTCCTCACGCTCACGCGCAAGGGCGGTTCGTACTGGGCGCGGTGTCCCTTCCACAACGAGAAGACCCCGAGCTTCCACGTGAACACCGACCGGCAGATCTTCTACTGTTTCGGGTGTCAGCGCGGCGGAAACGTCTTCCGCTTCCTCATGGACAAGGAAGGGATGTCGTTCCCCGAGGCGGTGGAGTGGTGCGCCGACCGGTTGGGAATCGACCTGCAGCGGTCGGTGACCGACCGCGAGGACGCGGGTCCGGATCCGCGCGAGGGCGCCCTGAAGGCCAACGCCTGGGCCGAGCAGTGGTTCGCCGAACAGCTCCG is a genomic window of Candidatus Krumholzibacteriia bacterium containing:
- a CDS encoding GatB/YqeY domain-containing protein, with product MSDSLFERLQSDMKAAMKARDKDRLGVLRMLISKVKSTAIDDPQATEDAGVTRVLMTYAKQREEGLEEARKAGRDELAAAEEFELSVVRSYLPEPLSDEELESLVEAVIADEGASSMKDMGRVMKSAIARADGRADGGRVSATVKKKLAG
- a CDS encoding Smr/MutS family protein, which gives rise to MDPNPDRSLTRHDEGRRAARILGWDQLLASVAEHAALGRAADRIRASEPVDDVEALRERFRWIEEILRHLDRGDDVPLAPCEDLVAILGDERTETGPLGGEELAAVAGTARALSDLLHGVRTFGDRLTFTARSLRGAEDPAPLADRLEAALDPDGRLRDAASPRLGPLRRTAEAAEARVRDVARNSMQEAAAGGHTMSGELVMRGARPCIPVRAGARRRVPGIVHDRSGTGGTLFVEPMAVVEAGNELAECRIAVEDEERRILIELNRTVADHVPDLLDLFERAVVIDTVRARARWGHERHAEIPRLERSPGAPVRIEGFRHPLLQRSLARAGRADELVPLDLRLDDARLILVSGPNAGGKTVTLKSVGLAAFMAQAAIPLPCAHPPRLPVFDHVLVDTGDEQSIEDALSSFSAHLTHLRAILGTATERSLVLLDEIGGGTDPEEGVALARAILEDLVRGGGRAFVTTHYGQLKALVEEDPGFRHASMAFDQERLRPLFELRLDVPGASHALEIAERMTLPDDVLARARALLGEDRVRLDELLRSMEAARAEAESRRVELTEQLDRSRLSQQHYDRLARELKQSRRDRLDQAEREAEGIVRNARRRVERLLQEIREAGGSEESVEAARTARDEIEQRSEQLRERQRKRQRATSLPRRAPRVEVGAVVRHTDLGSVGRIVEVRGDRVRLEIGGARVVARVDQLAAPDDEEARVESAPREGTIRTQLSDASPLAATRVDVRGYDVEDAWRLVDRAVDRCLVTGMRELEVVHGKGTGRLRAVIGERLRDDPRVRRSRLGGGGRHDDGVTVVEL
- a CDS encoding CvpA family protein, with protein sequence MTVVYVAMAVVVTWFVIEGVRQGVVRRLVEVLGLLVVFLFASRLAGDLEPIFHDQWGMPARVAFFGSWVVVIVGGLVAVRLLAQLSQKIVRLTITGWLDRAGGAVLGAVFGLVIASCALILLLALPVDEDLKQVLRDDEISAAVLHLAPAVYDAASSAWGGSEGFFEMIREHVEPVARDAAEQIRATVDDTVQRLEGDDGSQP
- a CDS encoding RsmE family RNA methyltransferase; protein product: MQLQFVEPRQIHGSSILLEGPEARHVVKVLRHRVGDAIVCTDGTGRFLHAEIDRVEGRQLVHAKILRTEVDPREDGAPWSTVGLALLKGDHFEVALEKMVELGVHRVVPLIAAHNVVKWKPGGAERKIERWQRIADSATKQSGRSWRVEVTAPRTLADAVEDHGTGATVIVADEVEEETRVAGLGLGDRAPHLALVGPEGGFGDEEKAWLRERGARAITLGPFRLRAETAAIVLAAALNEGRGHE